The following coding sequences are from one Salvia hispanica cultivar TCC Black 2014 chromosome 3, UniMelb_Shisp_WGS_1.0, whole genome shotgun sequence window:
- the LOC125211994 gene encoding uncharacterized protein LOC125211994 isoform X3, translated as MIGNIKWTLPSLNPLLPPKMSGAVKEEHIYLGPHGAPPSQVKQQEQKSSSRKQKFKQKLKEADRVYSGSGRENKVDSLRELVGEGGKMQANVSKNSTRDWLDPHCHESQFERKHVH; from the exons ATGATTGGCAACATTAAATGGACCCTTCCCTCGCTCAATCCGCTTCTTCCGCCGAAGATGAGTGGG GCTGTAAAGGAAGAGCATATATACCTCGGACCACATGGAGCTCCTCCATCTCAAGTAAAACAGCAGGAACAGAAGTCTTCTAGCCGCAAACAGAAGTTCAAGCAGAAACTCAAGGAAGCCGATAGAGTATACAGTGGAAGCGGGCGAGAGAATAAGGTGGACAGTTTAAGGGAGCTTGTAGGTGAGGGAGGGAAAATGCAGGCGAACGTGTCGAAGAATTCTACCAGGGATTGGCTCGACCCCCACTGTCACGAGTCGCAGTTTGAGAGAAAGCATGTACACTAA
- the LOC125211994 gene encoding uncharacterized protein LOC125211994 isoform X1, with product MDPSLAQSASSAEDEWDTDGFVIPSLEIEDTDQNKTDIPKVEDTKLIEVEVVEKAVKEEHIYLGPHGAPPSQVKQQEQKSSSRKQKFKQKLKEADRVYSGSGRENKVDSLRELVGEGGKMQANVSKNSTRDWLDPHCHESQFERKHVH from the exons ATGGACCCTTCCCTCGCTCAATCCGCTTCTTCCGCCGAAGATGAGTGGG ACACTGATGGATTTGTAATTCCAAGCTTGGAAATTGAAGATACAgatcaaaacaaaaccgaTATCCCAAAAGTAGAAGACACTAAGCTGATCGAAGTTGAGGTAGTAGAAAAG GCTGTAAAGGAAGAGCATATATACCTCGGACCACATGGAGCTCCTCCATCTCAAGTAAAACAGCAGGAACAGAAGTCTTCTAGCCGCAAACAGAAGTTCAAGCAGAAACTCAAGGAAGCCGATAGAGTATACAGTGGAAGCGGGCGAGAGAATAAGGTGGACAGTTTAAGGGAGCTTGTAGGTGAGGGAGGGAAAATGCAGGCGAACGTGTCGAAGAATTCTACCAGGGATTGGCTCGACCCCCACTGTCACGAGTCGCAGTTTGAGAGAAAGCATGTACACTAA
- the LOC125211994 gene encoding uncharacterized protein LOC125211994 isoform X2 — MDPSLAQSASSAEDEWDTDGFVIPSLEIEDTDQNKTDIPKVEDTKLIEVEAVKEEHIYLGPHGAPPSQVKQQEQKSSSRKQKFKQKLKEADRVYSGSGRENKVDSLRELVGEGGKMQANVSKNSTRDWLDPHCHESQFERKHVH; from the exons ATGGACCCTTCCCTCGCTCAATCCGCTTCTTCCGCCGAAGATGAGTGGG ACACTGATGGATTTGTAATTCCAAGCTTGGAAATTGAAGATACAgatcaaaacaaaaccgaTATCCCAAAAGTAGAAGACACTAAGCTGATCGAAGTTGAG GCTGTAAAGGAAGAGCATATATACCTCGGACCACATGGAGCTCCTCCATCTCAAGTAAAACAGCAGGAACAGAAGTCTTCTAGCCGCAAACAGAAGTTCAAGCAGAAACTCAAGGAAGCCGATAGAGTATACAGTGGAAGCGGGCGAGAGAATAAGGTGGACAGTTTAAGGGAGCTTGTAGGTGAGGGAGGGAAAATGCAGGCGAACGTGTCGAAGAATTCTACCAGGGATTGGCTCGACCCCCACTGTCACGAGTCGCAGTTTGAGAGAAAGCATGTACACTAA